ACAAGCTGTTAGCGCTGAACACTGACAAAGCAAAAATTTCATACGCCATTGGCGCGAACATGGCCAAGACGTTGGCCCAGGTCTTTAAAAAACAACCGGAACTTGGCGCGGAGATTGACAAACAATTAATTAGCCGCGGATTTGAAGAGGCTTTGGCAGATCAATCTCAAATGGACGATGCGGCAATACAGCAAGCCATACAGGATTTTCAAACCCGTATGATCGCTAAAGCTAAGGAGAAACAACAAAAGCAGGCACAGGAAAATCTAGAGAAAGGGAAGTTATACCTTGAGGACAACGCGAAAAAAGAAGGTTGGAAAGTCACGAAAAGCGGATTGCAATATAAAGTCATTGAACCTGGTCAAGGCGCGCAACCGAAGCATGGTGACCAGGTTGTGGTTCACTATAAGGGCACATTGATTGATGGCACACAATTTGACAGCTCCTATGATCGACAACAACCAGCGGTGTTCGGTGTTGATCAAGTGATCCCAGGTTGGACGGAAGCGCTGTTGATGATGAAAAAAGGTGCCAAATACCAGCTTGCCATTCCACCTGCGCTGGCTTACGGTGAAGAAGGGCGGGGCCCTATCCCGCCGAATTCGGTCTTACTTTTTGATGTTGAATTGCTTGATGTCCAGCCGGGGAAATCAGCGACAGCTGAAAAAAAGGAAGAGCCGGCGCCTAATCAGTCGGCCTCGAAATAGCGTCAGTCATACAATCAAAAGCCCGCTTCGAGCGGGCTTTTGATTAACGATACATTTTGATGCGTTCAGGTCCGTCGAGTAGATCGGCAATGGTTTGGTTGAGCTTCTCTCTTTCCGGACTATTGAGCCACTGTTCCCAAAAACGTTCCTCTTTCCATGCGGAAATGACAAGGGTTTCATTGGGGTTCGAAAGATCTTGCAGTAATTCGCCGGCAATAAACCCTTCGACAGAGTCGGCTTTGAGACGCGCTTGCCGAATGGCTGTTTGAAAGCTATCCCAACAACCAGGTTTTAATGTTCTTTCAATCAGGACTTTAATCATATTTGTTTCCCTGCAATTTAGGTTACGCGTTTGTTGTGATCTTTGAGCGAATTAATTCGTCTTCAACTTCAAGTTGCGTGGCCAGTGTTTCACCAATCTCTGACAGAAGTTGCTTTATGACCGTTACATCGTCTCCAGATGTGAGCAGTGATTCCTGCAAAACGACTAGACGGTCGGTGGTGTTTACGAGGTGTGTATAGCGAGACCGTGTTTCACTTCCAGCCGAATGCAGGTCGGCAAAAATGCGAAAGTGGCCAGCACTGAGATAATCCATAAGTTCTTGGCACCAGTAGCGGACTTGTGATGCATCGACTTGTGCATGATTGACTTTTTTGGACAACTCATAGAAACCGGCCAAAACCCATTGTCGGTGCATGAGCCAGCGGTCAATGGCCGGGTCCTTTCCCGAATATTCAACCAATGAGTCAATGGACTTGGTGTACACGACAGCTGCTCCTCACTTTACTTTTGTTTTGGCCTGGGCTTGTGAATCATTGTCACCTTGTCTAGTCTAGCGATTAGTCCTAAAACACGCCAGCCAGACCAGTGAGAAAATGAAACCCGTTGCGAATCCATTAGCGCCTACAGAAACGAAGGAAGCAAGCGACTTCGTGACCTCTTGGTTTCTGTTAATTGGAGGGATTGGCCTAGCTTGGTTTGTGTTTATCAATGATTATGGCTGGGAATGGTTCGTGCTGGCTTCGGTGCTCATGGTAGTGCCTAGCGTGCGATTCTACCGCCGAGCACAGCGTTTGCAGAATGCGCTCAAGCACACCAAATTCAACATGCGCCAAATGCTGGATGCCACTGAAGATCTGATCTTTCTTCATCATCGTGACGGCAAAATCATTACCGTGAACCTTTCGGCGGCAAGAAAATTAGGTTACTCACGCGCCGAACTACAGCAGATGACAGTTTGGGACATTGATGAAGACTGTGTGGTGAAAAACGATCCCGTCATTCAAAATCGGCTAAGCCATGGTCACGTGGTCAAATATTGCACCGAATTTGTCTGCAGAGATGGCACACGTTTCCCGGCCGATGTTGTGACAAGACCTGCAGAATGGTTGTCAGATGATTTGTTGGTTTCCATCGTTCGGGATGTGACACCATGGCGGGAAGCTGAACGCCAACTAG
This DNA window, taken from Gammaproteobacteria bacterium, encodes the following:
- a CDS encoding Rsd/AlgQ family anti-sigma factor, producing the protein MYTKSIDSLVEYSGKDPAIDRWLMHRQWVLAGFYELSKKVNHAQVDASQVRYWCQELMDYLSAGHFRIFADLHSAGSETRSRYTHLVNTTDRLVVLQESLLTSGDDVTVIKQLLSEIGETLATQLEVEDELIRSKITTNA
- a CDS encoding FKBP-type peptidyl-prolyl cis-trans isomerase, whose translation is MNRITLAIFLSIFGLAACQPKDASDNGESAQTTSAKAETHSEQTDKLLALNTDKAKISYAIGANMAKTLAQVFKKQPELGAEIDKQLISRGFEEALADQSQMDDAAIQQAIQDFQTRMIAKAKEKQQKQAQENLEKGKLYLEDNAKKEGWKVTKSGLQYKVIEPGQGAQPKHGDQVVVHYKGTLIDGTQFDSSYDRQQPAVFGVDQVIPGWTEALLMMKKGAKYQLAIPPALAYGEEGRGPIPPNSVLLFDVELLDVQPGKSATAEKKEEPAPNQSASK
- a CDS encoding antibiotic biosynthesis monooxygenase, with protein sequence MIKVLIERTLKPGCWDSFQTAIRQARLKADSVEGFIAGELLQDLSNPNETLVISAWKEERFWEQWLNSPEREKLNQTIADLLDGPERIKMYR